A single Seriola aureovittata isolate HTS-2021-v1 ecotype China chromosome 19, ASM2101889v1, whole genome shotgun sequence DNA region contains:
- the lpin1b gene encoding phosphatidate phosphatase LPIN1 isoform X1, producing MISAEDDEELDETVEEYTTDTTWSWTRQTMNYVGQLAGQVFVQVKELYRGLNPATLSGCIDVIVVRQPDGSLQCSPFHVRFGKMGVLRSREKVVDMEINGEPVDLHMKLGDNGEAFFVKETENDQEVVPSYLATSPILSDGAALMSSCLMGKSSGPPIQTLGSTGSNGETGSGMLKKRRKRRRKARADSVRREESGDYSEDEDMFTIDISSDEGTEMESSNRSSSWDVLREETTVGSTSGSYKQAGIYTRSDGEWSPIQSPGHSRPTSPKSDSELMTKPSDTDNQNPAMHWAWGELPQAATPSFLPVKSDPPPVCPVSIPVSESTHFRVITHETSSEQCGPCSEISALRLLMSDDTIVTGETVVTVGMESESARMESQTITSETQVTAAGRMAARMMADMEETMSRPLGKTDSPSKRKDKRSRHLGSDGIYLDDITELEPEVAALYFPKSGAAVRSISDPGLHSTSLSPQSVSSGGDSGVDSYCDPMSDLPSIAISLCGGLNDNREITKEQFHEKIISYQQFSENPSIIDDPNLVVKIGSKYYNWSTAAPLMLAMQAFQKPLPKAAVENIMKEKMPKKGGRWWFSWRGRNNSTKSVSVSECGACGSAEQDGKMSSRHKEESSSSDEDHRAANQSSPTVQSEPGLVSGGVSYKKTLRLTSEQLMSLQLQDGPNDVVFSVTTQYQGTCRCQGTIYLWNWDDKIIISDIDGTITRSDTLGHILPTLGKDWTHQGIAHLYHKVSQNGYKFLYCSARAIGMADMTRGYLHWVNERGTMLPMGPVLLSPSSLFSALHREVIEKKPEKFKVECLTDIKNLFYPNTQPFYAAFGNRPTDVYSYKEVGVPLNRIFTVNPKGELVQEHAKTNISSYARLGEVVDHVFPLKMRASSSDFPCSDTYSHFTYWREQLPRVDHQGTTPPQTPSPGS from the exons ATGATATCagcagaggatgatgaagagttAGATGAGACTGTTGAGGAGTATACCACTGACACCACCTGGAGCTGG ACCCGTCAGACCATGAACTACGTGGGCCAGTTGGCGGGCCAGGTGTTTGTCCAGGTCAAAGAGCTGTACCGAGGCCTCAATCCTGCCACCCTTTCTGGCTGCATTGATGTCATTGTAGTGAGACAGCCCGATGGCTCCCTGCAGTGCTCGCCCTTCCACGTTCGCTTCGGCAAGATGGGCGTCCTCCGGTCCCGAGAGAAAGTG gtggACATGGAGATCAATGGAGAGCCAGTGGATCTACATATGAAGCTCGGGGACAATGGAGAGGCATTCTTtgtgaaagaaacagaaaacgaTCAG GAAGTGGTTCCCTCCTACCTGGCCACCTCTCCGATCCTGTCAGACGGGGCCGCTCTGATGAGCTCTTGTCTGATGGGGAAGAGCTCCGGGCCACCCATACAGACCCTGGGCTCCACGGGGAGCAACGGAGAGACCGGCAGCGGGATgttgaagaagaggaggaagaggaggaggaaggctcGGGCAGACAGcgtgaggagggaggagagcgGGGACTACTCCGAAGACGAAGACATGTTCACCATAGACATCAGCTCCGATGAAGGGACGGAGATGGAGAGCAGCAACAG atcTTCGTCTTGGGATGTCTTAAGAGAAGAGACAACAGTTGGTTCAACTAGTGGTTCTTACAAACAGGCTGGCATCTACACCCGTTCAGATGGAGAGTGGAGTCCCATCCAGAG CCCCGGACACTCTCGTCCCACCTCTCCCAAGAGTGACTCTGAACTGATGACCAAGCCGTCAGACACAGACAACCAGAATCCGGCCATGCACTGGGCGTGGGGGGAGCTGCCACAGGCTGCCACG CCGTCCTTCCTCCCAGTAAAATCTGACCCTCCACCAGTGTGCCCTGTATCCATCCCCGTGTCCGAAAGCACACATTTCCGTGTGATTACTCATGAGACGTCTTCAGAACAGTGCGGACCCTGTTCTGAAATATCAGCACTCAGACTGCTGATGTCAGACGACACCATAGTCACAGGAGAAACGGTCGTCACAGTCGGGATGGAGTCAGAGTCTGCGAGGATGGAGTCCCAGACAATAACCTCAGAGACACAGGTTACAGCAGCGGGAAGAATGGCGGCTCGTATGATGGCTGACATGGAGGAGACAATGTCGCGTCCACTTGGCAAGACTGACTCTCCATCCAAGAGAAAAG ACAAGAGAAGTCGCCATCTTGGTTCTGATGGGATTTAcctggatgacatcacagagctCGAGCCTGAAGTGGCAGCCCTTTATTTCCCTAAGAG CGGTGCAGCGGTGAGGAGCATCTCAGACCCGGGCCTCCACAGCACCAGCCTGTCCCCGCAGTCCGTCAGCTCAGGAGGAGACAGCGGAGTGGACAGCTACTGTGATCCCATGTCTGACTTGCCGTCTATCGCCATCTCTCTGTGCGGGGGACTCAATGACAACAGGGAGATCACTAAAG AGCAGTTCCACGAGAAGATCATCTCCTACCAGCAATTCTCAGAGAACCCCTCCATCATCGATGACCCCAACTTAGTTGTAAAAATCGGCTCCAA GTACTATAATTGGAGCACTGCGGCTCCTCTTATGCTGGCTATGCAAGCCTTTCAGAAACCTCTGCCAAAG gctgcagtggaaaacatcatgaaggagaaaatgccaaagaaaggagggaggtgGTGGTTCTCCTGGAGAGGCAGAAACAACAGCACCAAATCG GTTTCAGTCTCTGAGTGTGGGGCCTGTGGCTCTGCTGAGCAAGATGGGAAAATGTCAAGCAG GCATAAGGAAGAATCGTCCTCAAGTGATGAAGACCACAGAGCAGCCAACCAGAGCTCTCCCACCGTCCAATCAGAGCCTGGGCTCGTATCAGGAGGCGTGTCTTATAAGAAAACACTACGACTGAcatcagagcagctg atgtccCTCCAGCTGCAGGATGGTCCTAACGatgttgtgttcagtgtgacCACTCAGTACCAGGGAACTTGTCGCTGTCAGGGAACCATTTACCTCTGGAATTGGGACGACAAGATAATAATCTCAGACATAGATGGAACCATCACCAG GTCGGACACATTGGGCCATATCCTGCCCACGCTGGGGAAAGACTGGACCCACCAGGGCATTGCACACCTCTACCACAAAGTCAGCCA aaATGGCTACAAATTCCTGTACTGCTCAGCTCGAGCTATCGGCATGGCCGACATGACCAGAGGATACCTCCACTGGGTGAATGAGAGAGGAACCATGCTTCCAATGGGCCCCGTCCTCCTGAGCCCCAGCAGCCTCTTCTCAGCTCTGCACAG GGAGGTGATTGAGAAGAAACCAGAGAAGTTCAAGGTGGAGTGTCTCACTGATATCAAGAACCTCTTCTACCCCAACACACAGCCTTTCTATGCAGCGTTTGGCAACAGACCaacg gaTGTATACTCCTATAAAGAAGTAGGAGTGCCACTGAACAGGATTTTTACAGTTAACCCCAAAGGCGAGCTGGTGCAGGAGCACGCCAAGACCAACATCTCATC ctATGCACGTCTGGGTGAGGTGGTGGACCACGTGTTCCCCCTGAAGATGCGAGCCTCCTCCTCAGACTTCCCCTGCTCAGACACCTACAGCCACTTCACATACTGGAGGGAGCAGCTCCCCCGAGTGGACCATCAGGGAACTACACCTCCGCAGACTCCCAGCCCCGGCAGCTGA
- the lpin1b gene encoding phosphatidate phosphatase LPIN1 isoform X2 yields MNYVGQLAGQVFVQVKELYRGLNPATLSGCIDVIVVRQPDGSLQCSPFHVRFGKMGVLRSREKVVDMEINGEPVDLHMKLGDNGEAFFVKETENDQEVVPSYLATSPILSDGAALMSSCLMGKSSGPPIQTLGSTGSNGETGSGMLKKRRKRRRKARADSVRREESGDYSEDEDMFTIDISSDEGTEMESSNRSSSWDVLREETTVGSTSGSYKQAGIYTRSDGEWSPIQSPGHSRPTSPKSDSELMTKPSDTDNQNPAMHWAWGELPQAATPSFLPVKSDPPPVCPVSIPVSESTHFRVITHETSSEQCGPCSEISALRLLMSDDTIVTGETVVTVGMESESARMESQTITSETQVTAAGRMAARMMADMEETMSRPLGKTDSPSKRKDKRSRHLGSDGIYLDDITELEPEVAALYFPKSGAAVRSISDPGLHSTSLSPQSVSSGGDSGVDSYCDPMSDLPSIAISLCGGLNDNREITKEQFHEKIISYQQFSENPSIIDDPNLVVKIGSKYYNWSTAAPLMLAMQAFQKPLPKAAVENIMKEKMPKKGGRWWFSWRGRNNSTKSVSVSECGACGSAEQDGKMSSRHKEESSSSDEDHRAANQSSPTVQSEPGLVSGGVSYKKTLRLTSEQLMSLQLQDGPNDVVFSVTTQYQGTCRCQGTIYLWNWDDKIIISDIDGTITRSDTLGHILPTLGKDWTHQGIAHLYHKVSQNGYKFLYCSARAIGMADMTRGYLHWVNERGTMLPMGPVLLSPSSLFSALHREVIEKKPEKFKVECLTDIKNLFYPNTQPFYAAFGNRPTDVYSYKEVGVPLNRIFTVNPKGELVQEHAKTNISSYARLGEVVDHVFPLKMRASSSDFPCSDTYSHFTYWREQLPRVDHQGTTPPQTPSPGS; encoded by the exons ATGAACTACGTGGGCCAGTTGGCGGGCCAGGTGTTTGTCCAGGTCAAAGAGCTGTACCGAGGCCTCAATCCTGCCACCCTTTCTGGCTGCATTGATGTCATTGTAGTGAGACAGCCCGATGGCTCCCTGCAGTGCTCGCCCTTCCACGTTCGCTTCGGCAAGATGGGCGTCCTCCGGTCCCGAGAGAAAGTG gtggACATGGAGATCAATGGAGAGCCAGTGGATCTACATATGAAGCTCGGGGACAATGGAGAGGCATTCTTtgtgaaagaaacagaaaacgaTCAG GAAGTGGTTCCCTCCTACCTGGCCACCTCTCCGATCCTGTCAGACGGGGCCGCTCTGATGAGCTCTTGTCTGATGGGGAAGAGCTCCGGGCCACCCATACAGACCCTGGGCTCCACGGGGAGCAACGGAGAGACCGGCAGCGGGATgttgaagaagaggaggaagaggaggaggaaggctcGGGCAGACAGcgtgaggagggaggagagcgGGGACTACTCCGAAGACGAAGACATGTTCACCATAGACATCAGCTCCGATGAAGGGACGGAGATGGAGAGCAGCAACAG atcTTCGTCTTGGGATGTCTTAAGAGAAGAGACAACAGTTGGTTCAACTAGTGGTTCTTACAAACAGGCTGGCATCTACACCCGTTCAGATGGAGAGTGGAGTCCCATCCAGAG CCCCGGACACTCTCGTCCCACCTCTCCCAAGAGTGACTCTGAACTGATGACCAAGCCGTCAGACACAGACAACCAGAATCCGGCCATGCACTGGGCGTGGGGGGAGCTGCCACAGGCTGCCACG CCGTCCTTCCTCCCAGTAAAATCTGACCCTCCACCAGTGTGCCCTGTATCCATCCCCGTGTCCGAAAGCACACATTTCCGTGTGATTACTCATGAGACGTCTTCAGAACAGTGCGGACCCTGTTCTGAAATATCAGCACTCAGACTGCTGATGTCAGACGACACCATAGTCACAGGAGAAACGGTCGTCACAGTCGGGATGGAGTCAGAGTCTGCGAGGATGGAGTCCCAGACAATAACCTCAGAGACACAGGTTACAGCAGCGGGAAGAATGGCGGCTCGTATGATGGCTGACATGGAGGAGACAATGTCGCGTCCACTTGGCAAGACTGACTCTCCATCCAAGAGAAAAG ACAAGAGAAGTCGCCATCTTGGTTCTGATGGGATTTAcctggatgacatcacagagctCGAGCCTGAAGTGGCAGCCCTTTATTTCCCTAAGAG CGGTGCAGCGGTGAGGAGCATCTCAGACCCGGGCCTCCACAGCACCAGCCTGTCCCCGCAGTCCGTCAGCTCAGGAGGAGACAGCGGAGTGGACAGCTACTGTGATCCCATGTCTGACTTGCCGTCTATCGCCATCTCTCTGTGCGGGGGACTCAATGACAACAGGGAGATCACTAAAG AGCAGTTCCACGAGAAGATCATCTCCTACCAGCAATTCTCAGAGAACCCCTCCATCATCGATGACCCCAACTTAGTTGTAAAAATCGGCTCCAA GTACTATAATTGGAGCACTGCGGCTCCTCTTATGCTGGCTATGCAAGCCTTTCAGAAACCTCTGCCAAAG gctgcagtggaaaacatcatgaaggagaaaatgccaaagaaaggagggaggtgGTGGTTCTCCTGGAGAGGCAGAAACAACAGCACCAAATCG GTTTCAGTCTCTGAGTGTGGGGCCTGTGGCTCTGCTGAGCAAGATGGGAAAATGTCAAGCAG GCATAAGGAAGAATCGTCCTCAAGTGATGAAGACCACAGAGCAGCCAACCAGAGCTCTCCCACCGTCCAATCAGAGCCTGGGCTCGTATCAGGAGGCGTGTCTTATAAGAAAACACTACGACTGAcatcagagcagctg atgtccCTCCAGCTGCAGGATGGTCCTAACGatgttgtgttcagtgtgacCACTCAGTACCAGGGAACTTGTCGCTGTCAGGGAACCATTTACCTCTGGAATTGGGACGACAAGATAATAATCTCAGACATAGATGGAACCATCACCAG GTCGGACACATTGGGCCATATCCTGCCCACGCTGGGGAAAGACTGGACCCACCAGGGCATTGCACACCTCTACCACAAAGTCAGCCA aaATGGCTACAAATTCCTGTACTGCTCAGCTCGAGCTATCGGCATGGCCGACATGACCAGAGGATACCTCCACTGGGTGAATGAGAGAGGAACCATGCTTCCAATGGGCCCCGTCCTCCTGAGCCCCAGCAGCCTCTTCTCAGCTCTGCACAG GGAGGTGATTGAGAAGAAACCAGAGAAGTTCAAGGTGGAGTGTCTCACTGATATCAAGAACCTCTTCTACCCCAACACACAGCCTTTCTATGCAGCGTTTGGCAACAGACCaacg gaTGTATACTCCTATAAAGAAGTAGGAGTGCCACTGAACAGGATTTTTACAGTTAACCCCAAAGGCGAGCTGGTGCAGGAGCACGCCAAGACCAACATCTCATC ctATGCACGTCTGGGTGAGGTGGTGGACCACGTGTTCCCCCTGAAGATGCGAGCCTCCTCCTCAGACTTCCCCTGCTCAGACACCTACAGCCACTTCACATACTGGAGGGAGCAGCTCCCCCGAGTGGACCATCAGGGAACTACACCTCCGCAGACTCCCAGCCCCGGCAGCTGA
- the gnpat2 gene encoding dihydroxyacetone phosphate acyltransferase, producing MTHTYRDSGRAGLKNEEDFVDILEERRRSSDLGHAFRSFNPHPYQGAAPCSTAELNKAVLESQYLRYVTKEIAMETGSSVEEVQEEACGIMEEMSQNLQLGFIRLMGYTLTKVLKRLFTSVFVNMEGLNTLQQAIQETPVILMPNHRSYVDFLVISYILFTYDIPLPVIAAGIPLAGMKMVGEILRRSGAFFIRRAIGSDKLYWAVLSEYVKTIIRKGHAPMEFYVEGLRSRTLKSLMPKLGMMHMVLEPYFKGEVFDVTLVPVSISYDRVLEESLLAHELLGVPKPKESTTGLLKASKVLQEDYGTMHVNFGHPLSVRQLCQGKINRCQYNLIPRDLPQRPTAEAQACVSWLAHLMVRLQEEGSLISPWSLMACLLLQAPITVLTEEGLLWQQLTEKTLWLRKLALDYGARLNWHGQDSDVMSSTMALHRSVVHHKAGRVYLVQEEETVRKRPISPEEGVIKIAAAVLMLASYRNQALHVFVRPALLATAIHITKSTRRDELFTFFCFLQELFSYEFIFIPDKLSQDFEEACFLLKKCGAVHLSQQEVTLSDTGLEALSFLQALLQPFIDSYQVMFRYLSEDGVHVFTEKQVLPAVRNLATKLILSGELHTYEALSSDTQKNVLSALQRLEAVTKFKASEQSEYKVNKAAVKRIGDTLLGKILPQMLQTTPDARL from the exons ATGACTCACACG TATAGGGATTCAGGCAGGGCAGGCCTGAAAAATGAAGAGGACTTTGTGGATATATTGGAGGAGAGGCGGCGCAGCAGTGATCTTGGCCATGCCTTCAGGAGCTTTAACCCCCACCCCTACCAGGGAGCTGCACCCTGCTCCACAGCTGAACTCAACAAAGCTGTGCTGGAGTCCCAGTATCTACGCTATGTAACCAAAGAG ATCGCCATGGAGACGGGGTCATCGGTGGAGGAGGTGCAAGAGGAGGCCTGTGGGATTATGGAGGAAATGTCTCAAAACCTGCAGCTGGGGTTTATCAGGCTGATGGGCTACACACTAACCAAGGTGCTCAAGAGGCTCTTCACCAGCGTCTTTGTCAACATGGAAGGCCTCAACACG CTCCAACAAGCTATTCAGGAGACTCCTGTGATCCTGATGCCCAATCACAGGAGTTATGTGGACTTCTTAGTGATCTCCTACATCCTGTTCACCTACGACATCCCTTTACCTGTTATTGCTGCAGGAATTC CTCTTGCAGGGATGAAGATGGTAGGAGAGATCCTGCGTCGCTCTGGAGCGTTCTTTATCCGACGTGCCATCGGCTCTGACAAACTGTACTGGGCAGTGCTGTCAGAATATGTCAAAACCATCATCAGG AAAGGACATGCTCCTATGGAGTTTTATGTGGAAGGATTGAGGAGTCGCACACTGAAGTCCCTGATGCCTAAATTAG GTATGATGCACATGGTGCTGGAGCCCTACTTTAAAGGTGAGGTGTTTGACGTCACACTGGTGCCCGTCAGTATCAGCTACGACCGAGTGCTGGAGGAGTCGCTGCTTGCCCACGAGTTACTGGGTGTCCCCAAGCCCAAAGAAAGCACCACG GGTCTGCTGAAGGCTAGCAAAGTGCTTCAGGAAGATTACGGCACCATGCATGTGAACTTTGGCCATCCCCTGTCAGTCAGACAGCTTTGCCAGGGCAAGATAAATCGCTGCCAATACAACCTCATACCCAG AGATCTTCCTCAGAGGCCCACTGCAGAGGCTCAGGCTTGTGTGAGCTGGCTGGCTCATCTGATGGTACGACTCCAAGAAGAGGGCTCTCTGATCAGCCCATGGTCTCTGATGGCCTGCCTGTTGCTCCAGGCTCCTATCACAGTATTAACAGAGGAGGGTCTGCTGTGGCAGCAGCTCACAGAGAAAACCCTCTGGCTCAGGAAGCTGGCGCTGGACTACGGGGCTCGTCTGAACTGGCATG GACAAGACTCCGACGTGATGTCATCCACCATGGCCCTTCATCGCTCCGTAGTTCATCACAAAGCGGGACGTGTCTACCTGGTtcaggaggaagagacagtgaGGAAGCGTCCAATCAGCCCAGAGGAGGGCGTGATAAAGATAGCGGCAGCGGTGCTGATGCTGGCCTCCTATAGGAATCAGGCGCTGCACGTTTTTGTGCGTCCGGCCCTGCTCGCGACCGCCATTCACATCACAAAGAGCACACGGAGAG ACGAGCTCTTCACCTTCTTCTGCTTCCTGCAGGAGCTCTTTTCCTACGAGTTCATCTTCATCCCTGACAAGTTGTCTCAG GACTTTGAGGAGGCGTGCTTCCTCCTGAAGAAATGTGGAGCAGTCCACCTGAGCCAGCAGGAAGTAACACTGTCAGACACGGGGCTGGAGGCGCTGTCCTTCCTGCAGGCACTTCTACAACCCTTCATAGATTCCTATCAG GTGATGTTCAGGTACCTCTCTGAAGATGGGGTTCATGTGTTCACAGAGAAACAGGTCCTACCTGCTGTGAGAAACCTGGCTACAAAGCTCATCCTCTCAG GTGAGCTTCACACCTATGAAGCCCTTTCATCTGACACGCAGAAAAACGTTTTGTCGGCTCTGCAACGACTGGAGGCTGTGACAAAGTTCAAGGC GTCTGAGCAGAGTGAATACAAAGTGAACAAAGCAGCTGTTAAAAGAATTGGAGACACACTTT TGGGGAAAATCCTTCCCCAGATGCTCCAGACTACACCTGATGCGAGGCTTTAG
- the fam228a gene encoding protein FAM228A isoform X3, translating into MSPIKKKDTASGLITFHTPFPVSLLKPEECTAGVKDATGARKWPSQPSVMPRSSSGRVRAGERDEASPSGSQPGAKQDWPSHTSLRQLQTKMEAENQQAREIIKPLLDTENGFVKELERFLSQRDVTQLRRRELLHKRWTERVWFPLQRRVEEHVSSCSTLEVKRRQSLYSRYLQHCNTKGFVFLETYDLKEYNPFLLNIKKPQYFKLNTADLKDSLHLQLHQRLEEKRTARSCEAGCKYTGRQAKKLPHSDRPLSESVTPQASTPQQASSSSRKTPVVDEAERRKFSRSFTLDVALDPLQPV; encoded by the exons ATGAGCCCTATCAAGAAGAAAGACACTGCCAGTGGCTTGATCACCTTCCACACACCATTTCCTGTCAGCCTGTTGAAACCAGAG GAGTGCACGGCAGGTGTGAAGGACGCCACAGGGGCTAGGAAGTGGCCATCTCAGCCGAGTGTGATGCCGAGGAGCAGCAGTGGACGTGTAAGAGCAGGGGAAAGGGATGAAGCCTCGCCCTCTGGATCACAGCCCGGTGCCAAACAGGACTGGCCCTCTCACACCTCCCTAAGACAACTGCAG ACAAAGATGGAGGCTGAAAATCAACAGGCAAGAGAGATAATCAAACCTTTACTGGACACAGAAAATGGTTTTGTGAAG GAGTTGGAGAGGTTTCTGAGCCAAAGAGATGTCAcacagctgaggaggagggagctgcTGCACAAGCGCTGGACTGAGCGTGTATGGTTTCCCCTccagaggagagtggaggaacATGTGTCCAGCTGTAGCACTTTGGAGGTCAAGAGGCGCCAGAGCTTGTATAGTCGCTATCTCCAACACTGCAACACCAAG GGTTTTGTGTTTCTTGAAACTTATGATCTAAAGGAGTACAATCCCTTTCTTCTCAACATCAAAAAGCCACAATACTTCAAG CTCAACACAGCTGACTTAAAGGACTCATTACACCTTCAGTTACATCAAAGACTGGAGGAAAAGAGAACAGCTCGTTCTTGTGAAGCAG GATGTAAATACACAGGGAGACAAGCAAAGAAGCTACCTCACAGTGATCGTCCTCTCAGTGAGTCTGTGACACCTCAGGCCAGCACACCTCAACAGGCCTCATCCTCATCCAGAAAAACTCCAGTGGTGGATGAGGCTGAAAGAAGGAAGTTCAGCAG
- the fam228a gene encoding protein FAM228A isoform X1, whose amino-acid sequence MSPIKKKDTASGLITFHTPFPVSLLKPEECTAGVKDATGARKWPSQPSVMPRSSSGRVRAGERDEASPSGSQPGAKQDWPSHTSLRQLQTKMEAENQQAREIIKPLLDTENGFVKELERFLSQRDVTQLRRRELLHKRWTERVWFPLQRRVEEHVSSCSTLEVKRRQSLYSRYLQHCNTKGFVFLETYDLKEYNPFLLNIKKPQYFKLNTADLKDSLHLQLHQRLEEKRTARSCEAGCKYTGRQAKKLPHSDRPLSESVTPQASTPQQASSSSRKTPVVDEAERRKFSRLDSIPYHINATATPDGRCHQTSCCFSTSGSLQQLQSFPTFK is encoded by the exons ATGAGCCCTATCAAGAAGAAAGACACTGCCAGTGGCTTGATCACCTTCCACACACCATTTCCTGTCAGCCTGTTGAAACCAGAG GAGTGCACGGCAGGTGTGAAGGACGCCACAGGGGCTAGGAAGTGGCCATCTCAGCCGAGTGTGATGCCGAGGAGCAGCAGTGGACGTGTAAGAGCAGGGGAAAGGGATGAAGCCTCGCCCTCTGGATCACAGCCCGGTGCCAAACAGGACTGGCCCTCTCACACCTCCCTAAGACAACTGCAG ACAAAGATGGAGGCTGAAAATCAACAGGCAAGAGAGATAATCAAACCTTTACTGGACACAGAAAATGGTTTTGTGAAG GAGTTGGAGAGGTTTCTGAGCCAAAGAGATGTCAcacagctgaggaggagggagctgcTGCACAAGCGCTGGACTGAGCGTGTATGGTTTCCCCTccagaggagagtggaggaacATGTGTCCAGCTGTAGCACTTTGGAGGTCAAGAGGCGCCAGAGCTTGTATAGTCGCTATCTCCAACACTGCAACACCAAG GGTTTTGTGTTTCTTGAAACTTATGATCTAAAGGAGTACAATCCCTTTCTTCTCAACATCAAAAAGCCACAATACTTCAAG CTCAACACAGCTGACTTAAAGGACTCATTACACCTTCAGTTACATCAAAGACTGGAGGAAAAGAGAACAGCTCGTTCTTGTGAAGCAG GATGTAAATACACAGGGAGACAAGCAAAGAAGCTACCTCACAGTGATCGTCCTCTCAGTGAGTCTGTGACACCTCAGGCCAGCACACCTCAACAGGCCTCATCCTCATCCAGAAAAACTCCAGTGGTGGATGAGGCTGAAAGAAGGAAGTTCAGCAG GCTTGATTCGATACCTTACCACATAAATGCAACTGCCACACCAGATGGAAGGTGCCATCAGACCAGCTGTTGTTTCTCCACAAGTGGAAGTTTAC
- the fam228a gene encoding protein FAM228A isoform X2 encodes MSPIKKKDTASGLITFHTPFPVSLLKPEECTAGVKDATGARKWPSQPSVMPRSSSGRVRAGERDEASPSGSQPGAKQDWPSHTSLRQLQELERFLSQRDVTQLRRRELLHKRWTERVWFPLQRRVEEHVSSCSTLEVKRRQSLYSRYLQHCNTKGFVFLETYDLKEYNPFLLNIKKPQYFKLNTADLKDSLHLQLHQRLEEKRTARSCEAGCKYTGRQAKKLPHSDRPLSESVTPQASTPQQASSSSRKTPVVDEAERRKFSRLDSIPYHINATATPDGRCHQTSCCFSTSGSLQQLQSFPTFK; translated from the exons ATGAGCCCTATCAAGAAGAAAGACACTGCCAGTGGCTTGATCACCTTCCACACACCATTTCCTGTCAGCCTGTTGAAACCAGAG GAGTGCACGGCAGGTGTGAAGGACGCCACAGGGGCTAGGAAGTGGCCATCTCAGCCGAGTGTGATGCCGAGGAGCAGCAGTGGACGTGTAAGAGCAGGGGAAAGGGATGAAGCCTCGCCCTCTGGATCACAGCCCGGTGCCAAACAGGACTGGCCCTCTCACACCTCCCTAAGACAACTGCAG GAGTTGGAGAGGTTTCTGAGCCAAAGAGATGTCAcacagctgaggaggagggagctgcTGCACAAGCGCTGGACTGAGCGTGTATGGTTTCCCCTccagaggagagtggaggaacATGTGTCCAGCTGTAGCACTTTGGAGGTCAAGAGGCGCCAGAGCTTGTATAGTCGCTATCTCCAACACTGCAACACCAAG GGTTTTGTGTTTCTTGAAACTTATGATCTAAAGGAGTACAATCCCTTTCTTCTCAACATCAAAAAGCCACAATACTTCAAG CTCAACACAGCTGACTTAAAGGACTCATTACACCTTCAGTTACATCAAAGACTGGAGGAAAAGAGAACAGCTCGTTCTTGTGAAGCAG GATGTAAATACACAGGGAGACAAGCAAAGAAGCTACCTCACAGTGATCGTCCTCTCAGTGAGTCTGTGACACCTCAGGCCAGCACACCTCAACAGGCCTCATCCTCATCCAGAAAAACTCCAGTGGTGGATGAGGCTGAAAGAAGGAAGTTCAGCAG GCTTGATTCGATACCTTACCACATAAATGCAACTGCCACACCAGATGGAAGGTGCCATCAGACCAGCTGTTGTTTCTCCACAAGTGGAAGTTTAC